From a single Brettanomyces bruxellensis chromosome 5, complete sequence genomic region:
- a CDS encoding uncharacterized protein (BUSCO:EOG09261WVT) yields the protein MSTEYERIYLNQSKLPGRMRLAESGLGWKAQTLPGSTAKTSPFLLPTEEILTTSWSRGSRGYEVCIDTKNRGVVMLDGFGKEDFASLKRELEKFFDIQLEQREHSLRGWNWGKTQLARNELVFNVSNKPAFEIPYSQIANTNMTGKNEVSVEMDLVDKSEIEKAGDELVELKLFIPGNMEKDEVEEINKKEEEEQSKTDNGSNTTSDKIVPLRTKALYFYDELKEKADLGQVVGEMIVSFGEVLFLTPRGRYDIDMYDSFLRLRGKTYDYKVQYKQIQRIFSLPKVDGLHQLLILQVDPPLRQGQTKYSFLTLQFDSQEEIEVELNLDDDEYEKKWKTRLNKTYSNYTYMVLTSIFKGFTDRRVVVPGSFLTKDSDVAISCSVKANEGHLYPLDKCLIFVTKPTILLPFSDVHEVVFSRVDTAGTHKTFDMEVVLKYGGGSHTFGNIDRKEQSALETFLKTRNLRVRNDEKIAQEMMAAALADDDDDGDLDLGSADEDSPDEDFKPGDENQEDDDIAEEYQSDVSASGEDDDEDMEDEEPERKKHKK from the coding sequence ATGTCGACTGAATATGAGAGAATCTATCTAAATCAGTCCAAATTACCCGGCAGAATGAGACTTGCCGAGTCTGGACTAGGTTGGAAGGCCCAGACATTGCCAGGTTCAACGGCAAAAACCTCTCCATTTTTGCTCCCAACAGAGGAAATATTGACAACATCCTGGTCACGTGGTTCAAGGGGATACGAGGTTTGCATTGATACCAAAAACCGTGGTGTAGTGATGCTGGATGGGTTTGGCAAAGAAGACTTTGCATCTTTGAAGAGAGAACTAGAGAAATTTTTCGACATACAGTTGGAGCAGAGGGAGCATTCATTGAGAGGATGGAATTGGGGAAAGACACAGTTAGCGAGAAATGAATTGGTGTTTAATGTGAGTAATAAGCCTGCTTTTGAGATCCCATATTCTCAGATTGCCAACACGAACATGACGGGAAAGAATGAAGTCTCAGTTGAGATGGATCTGGTAGACAAGTCCGAAATAGAAAAGGCAGGTGATGAATTGGTTGAACTCAAGCTTTTCATCCCTGGAAACATGGAGAAGGACGAggttgaagaaataaacaagaaggaggaagaagagcaGAGCAAGACAGATAATGGATCTAATACAACAAGCGACAAGATTGTTCCTTTGCGGACCAAAGCTCTATATTTCTACGATGAGCTAAAGGAGAAGGCAGACCTTGGACAAGTTGTTGGAGAGATGATCGTTTCATTTGGCGAGGTTCTATTTTTGACTCCTAGAGGAAGATATGACATCGACATGTACGATTCATTCCTCAGACTGAGAGGTAAGACATACGATTATAAGGTTCAGTACAAACAGATTCAGAGAATATTCTCGTTGCCTAAAGTGGATGGATTGCATCAGCTTCTAATTTTACAAGTCGACCCACCATTACGTCAGGGTCAGACTAAATACTCATTTTTGACGCTTCAGTTCGACAGTCAGGAGGAGATAGAAGTTGAGCTCAACTTGGATGATGACGAATACGAAAAGAAGTGGAAGACTCGTCTAAACAAAACATATAGTAACTACACGTACATGGTTTTGACAAGTATCTTCAAAGGCTTTACTGACCGCCGTGTTGTGGTTCCAGGATCGTTCCTGACAAAGGATTCGGATGTGGCTATCAGCTGTTCAGTTAAGGCGAACGAGGGCCATCTCTATCCACTCGATAAGTGCCTCATCTTTGTTACGAAGCCAACAATTCTACTTCCGTTTTCTGACGTTCATGAAGTTGTGTTTTCTAGAGTTGACACTGCTGGTACACACAAAACGTTTGACATGGAGGTGGTTCTCAAATATGGAGGCGGATCGCACACATTTGGAAACATTGATAGGAAGGAGCAATCTGCCCTGGAGACATTTTTGAAGACTAGAAACTTGAGGGTGagaaatgatgaaaagattGCTCAGGAAATGATGGCAGCTGCTCTGgcggatgatgatgatgatggagATCTTGATTTGGGATCTGCTGATGAGGATTCACCAGACGAGGACTTTAAACCTGGTGATGAGAAccaagaagatgatgacatTGCGGAGGAATATCAGTCTGACGTTTCTGCCAGCGGTGAAgacgatgatgaagatatggaggatgaggagccggagagaaagaagcacaagaaataa
- a CDS encoding uncharacterized protein (BUSCO:EOG09260EE7) — translation MVKSYTRYELNRTIGVIASHSNSIFIEPDSKEAKKSAGRVITACLEEILVWDIKTGEILQRLHDGMAPGSLNSTSQNPPAQTVSLAYEPITNVLASGYSDGSIKIWDLTSGVVLINFQGHRSAVSMLKFDRSGTRLVSGSRDTTAILWDLVGETGLFKLEGHRDQITGIEFLSATDKTGTDEMDDWLLTTSKDGMIKLWDLKAKQCVETHVAHSGECWALGLNDTRELCLTCGMDNQVKLWKVDLTQEKTKIVEQGSFEKQSKRRGIEIGFHTTSQGEFFYISNADKMCELFRFRTEKEMKKATAKRTKRLQAKGLSEAEIEKNIKESTVNMLVAPFTVIYAERSKIRSATWGKLSDRKLDIVLSLTNNTLSYYNVTIPEVVRKHKSSEQVAEEKYILDRLGHRHDIRAVDISDDDALIITGSNNQLKVWNAKTGNCIRTFEKTGYVLSAKVLPGGSLVVIGTKDGYLRLLDLAKSTVLDSIDDAHGGKAIWSIDLSPDGKTIVTGSADKTIKFWEIKVIKDLVPGTTDKYVELLHLDHTRTLELTDDVLSVRVSPDGKYLAAALMDNTVKVFFYDTLKFYLSLYGHKLPVLSIDISFDSKTIITSSADKNIRIWGLDFGDCHRSIFGHQDAIMCVRFFPDSKNFVSCSKDGMVKTWDGDKFQNVQKLAVHQSEVWSLAMSHSGEFFVTVSHDSSIRIWQETDDQVFLEEEREKEMDENYEDELISSLEGGNGDDMALKKKSDSNEDDEDEDDEQSKITRVSRQTMEKLKAGEKLMDALDLSSKQMDDMINYEEEMQKFKHGQLGILQPTKPEVNALLQALNKTPEDYVLDALVKIKAAQLEDALLVLPFSYSLKLLKFIRIWTNADQQKKNNDYIARICRTLFFVTESNHMELISQKDPEIKMEIMDLKDQLREILEGTKDKVGLNLAGLKFIQEQWNQNHSHVFDESKPQEDEDSHKRKRVYTTIA, via the coding sequence ATGGTGAAGTCTTATACGAGATACGAGCTTAACCGCACGATAGGTGTGATTGCATCGCATTCTAATTCGATCTTTATCGAACCAGATTCAaaggaagcaaaaaagagTGCTGGCAGAGTGATCACAGCATGTCTTGAGGAAATTCTCGTATGGGATATTAAAACAGGAGAAATCCTACAAAGACTACATGATGGTATGGCGCCAGGATCATTAAATTCAACAAGTCAAAATCCACCGGCCCAGACTGTAAGCTTGGCATACGAGCCAATAACAAACGTTTTAGCATCTGGATACTCGGATGGTTCTATAAAGATTTGGGATTTGACTTCAGGTGTTGTCCTGATAAATTTCCAAGGTCACAGATCCGCTGTTAGTATGTTAAAGTTTGATAGATCCGGCACCAGATTGGTTTCCGGTTCTAGAGACACCACGGCTATTCTTTGGGATCTTGTGGGAGAGACCGGCCTATTTAAGTTGGAAGGGCACAGAGATCAAATAACGGgaattgaatttttgagTGCCACGGATAAAACAGGAACAGATGAGATGGATGACTGGCTATTGACGACATCCAAGGATGGAATGATAAAGCTTTGGGATTTAAAAGCTAAACAGTGTGTGGAAACACACGTTGCACATAGTGGAGAATGCTGGGCTTTGGGTCTCAACGATACCAGAGAACTATGCTTAACATGTGGCATGGATAATCAGGTCAAACTTTGGAAGGTTGATTTAACGCAGGAGAAGACAAAAATTGTCGAACAAGGCAGCTTTGAGAAACAAAGTAAGCGTCGTGGCATTGAGATTGGATTTCACACTACAAGCCAAGGCGAGTTCTTTTACATAAGCAATGCCGACAAGATGTGTGAATTATTTAGATTCAGAACTGAGaaggaaatgaagaagGCCACAGccaaaagaacaaaaagacTTCAGGCCAAAGGATTGTCAGAAGCCGAGATCGAGAAAAACATCAAGGAGTCTACTGTTAACATGCTTGTTGCCCCATTCACGGTTATATATGCAGAGAGATCCAAGATAAGATCAGCGACATGGGGAAAATTATCAGACAGAAAGCTTGATATAGTACTTTCGTTGACAAACAACACTTTGTCGTACTACAATGTGACAATTCCCGAGGTTGTTCGTAAGCACAAATCTTCGGAGCAGGTTGCAGAAGAGAAGTATATATTGGACAGGTTGGGACATAGACACGATATTAGGGCTGTCGATATATCTGACGATGATGCGTTAATTATTACAGGATCTAATAACCAGCTCAAAGTCTGGAATGCCAAAACGGGCAACTGTATTCGTACTTTTGAGAAGACTGGGTATGTGCTATCGGCCAAAGTGTTACCTGGTGGATCCTTGGTTGTTATTGGTACAAAGGATGGATACTTGCGCTTGCTGGATTTAGCCAAATCCACAGTTTTAGATTCAATTGACGATGCACATGGCGGGAAGGCTATCTGGTCTATTGATCTCTCACCTGATGGGAAAACTATAGTAACGGGATCAGCAGACAAGACTATTAAGTTTTGGGAGATCAAGGTCATTAAAGATCTTGTTCCAGGTACCACTGACAAATACGTCGAATTACTACATTTAGATCACACCAGAACTTTAGAACTTACAGATGACGTTCTGTCGGTGCGTGTTTCACCAGATGGCAAATATTTGGCTGCCGCATTGATGGATAACACAGTCAAGGTTTTCTTTTACGATACGTTGAAGTTTTATCTCAGTTTATATGGACACAAGTTGCCCGTTCTATCGATTGATATCTCATTTGATTCCAAGACCATCATCACATCCTCTGCCGACAAGAATATCAGAATTTGGGGATTGGACTTTGGTGATTGCCACCGTTCTATATTTGGGCATCAGGATGCAATTATGTGTGTGAGATTCTTCCCAGATTCTAAAAACTTTGTAAGCTGCTCGAAGGATGGAATGGTTAAAACGTGGGATGGCGATAAGTTTCAGAATGTTCAAAAGCTTGCCGTGCATCAGTCGGAGGTGTGGAGCTTGGCAATGAGCCACAGTGGAGAATTCTTTGTTACCGTTTCGCATGATTCCAGTATAAGAATATGGCAAGAAACAGATGACCAAGTGTTTTTGGAGgaggagagagaaaaagagatggACGAAAACTACGAGGATGAGCTTATAAGTTCATTGGAAGGTGGAAATGGTGATGATATGgcattaaagaaaaagtcCGACTCGAATGAAGACgacgaggatgaagatgatgagcaAAGCAAGATAACCAGAGTGAGCAGACAGACAATGGAAAAGCTTAAGGCAGGAGAAAAGTTGATGGATGCATTGGATCTTTCATCAAAACAGATGGATGATATGATCAACTACGAAGAAGAGATGCAAAAGTTTAAGCATGGGCAGCTTGGAATTTTGCAGCCAACAAAGCCAGAAGTGAATGCGCTACTACAAGCACTCAATAAGACTCCAGAGGACTATGTTTTAGATGCATTAGTGAAAATTAAGGCTGCCCAGTTAGAAGATGCTTTGCTAGTTCTTCCGTTTTCTTATTCTCTTAAACTCTTGAAGTTTATTAGGATTTGGACAAATGCAGACcaacagaaaaagaataacGACTATATTGCACGCATTTGCCGAACCCTCTTCTTTGTCACGGAGTCTAACCATATGGAACTCATAAGCCAGAAGGATCCAGAGATTAAGATGGAGATCATGGATTTGAAAGATCAACTTCGGGAAATATTGGAAGGAACGAAAGACAAAGTGGGATTAAACTTGGCCGGATTGAAGTTCATACAGGAACAATGGAACCAGAATCATAGCCATGTGTTTGATGAGTCAAAGCCacaagaagatgaagatagtCATAAGAGGAAGAGAGTGTATACTACCATAGCTTAG
- the SUB2 gene encoding Suppressor of the cold-sensitive snRNP biogenesis mutant brr1-1 (BUSCO:EOG09262E4Q) — MSAQGEEELLDYSDSEEINVAPTTTQTSDETKKEGETDKKGSYVGVHTTGFRDFLLKPELLRAIADCGFEHPSEVQQACIPQAILGNDVLCQAKSGLGKTAVFVLSTLQQLDPTPGEISTVVICHTRELAYQIRNEYVRFSKYMPDVRTAVFYGGISINKDEELLKNKDTCPHIVVGTPGRLTALVREKAIRLNNVKNFVIDECDRVLEQISMRRDVQDIFRATPYQKQVMMFSATLPTEMRPVCKKFMKNPLEIYVDDEKKLTLHGLQQYYIKLPEEKKNVKLAELLDSLEFNQVIIFVKSTRRADALNKLLCDSNFPSICVHSGMPQEERIARYKSFKEYNKRICVSTDVFGRGIDIERINVAINYDMPKEADQYLHRVGRAGRFGTKGLSVSFVSSKDDEELLDQIQQRFEVKMQEFPADGIDPSTYMNT; from the exons ATGTCAGCTCAAGGTGAAGAAGAGTTATTGGATTACTCTGATTCTGAGGAGATTAACGTGGCTCCAACCACCACCCAGACCTCCGATGAAACTAAAAAGGAGGGAGAAACCGACAAGAAAGGTTCCTATGTTGGTGTTCACACCACCGGTTTCAGGGACTTCTTGTTGAAGCCGGAGTTGCTTAGAGCAATTGCAGACTGTGGTTTCGAACATCCTTCGGAAG TCCAACAGGCATGCATTCCACAAGCAATTTTGGGAAATGATGTGTTGTGCCAGGCCAAATCCGGTTTGGGTAAGACGGCTGTTTTCGTTCTTTCGACATTGCAGCAGTTGGACCCAACACCAGGTGAAATTTCGACCGTTGTTATCTGCCACACAAGAGAGTTGGCATACCAGATTAGAAATGAGTATGTTAGATTCTCTAAATATATGCCAGACGTTAGGACCGCTGTGTTCTACGGTGGTATCTCTATTAATAAGGATGAAGAGCTTTTGAAAAACAAAGATACTTGCCCACATATTGTTGTTGGAACTCCTGGTAGATTGACCGCCTTGGTTAGAGAGAAGGCAATTAGACTTAACAACGTCAAGAACTTTGTCATCGATGAATGTGATAGAGTTTTGGAGCAGATCTCTATGAGAAGAGATGTCCAGGATATTTTCAGAGCTACACCTTATCAAAAGCAAGTCATGATGTTCTCGGCCACCTTACCAACTGAAATGAGACCGGTGTGTAAAAAGTTCATGAAGAACCCACTTGAGATTTACGTTGATGACGAGAAGAAGTTGACTTTGCACGGTTTGCAGCAGTATTACATCAAGCTGCctgaagagaagaagaatgtaAAGTTGGCAGAGCTGTTGGATTCTTTGGAATTTAACCAAGTGATTATTTTCGTTAAATCCACCAGGAGAGCAGATGCTTTGAACAAGCTTCTATGCGATTCTAACTTCCCATCAATCTGCGTGCATTCAGGTATGCCTCAAGAGGAGAGAATTGCCAGATACAAGTCTTTCAAGGAATACAACAAGCGTATCTGTGTTTCGACCGATGTCTTTGGCAGAGGTAttgatattgaaagaaTTAATGTCGCTATCAATTACGATATGCCAAAGGAGGCCGACCAGTACTTGCACAGGGTTGGTAGAGCTGGTAGATTTGGTACCAAGGGATTGTCTGTCTCGTTTGTTTCAAgtaaggatgatgaagaattgTTGGACCAGATCCAGCAAAGATTTGAGGTTAAAATGCAGGAATTCCCTGCAGACGGAATTGACCCATCCACCTACATGAACActtga
- a CDS encoding uncharacterized protein (BUSCO:EOG09263C1V) produces the protein MHISKVFSAFWIFGLVNNLLYVVILSAAIDLVGPTTPKAVVLMADILPSFLFKLSAPFYIQYVSYTFRIWILLFLNSFGMLIISFGTGISTRMLGIILASFASGLGEITFLQMTHFYEELSLHAWSSGTGGAGLVGAFMFMLMTTILGFSAKTTLLVLAVIPISIVLTYYFILPDYGKLGKPKVESEELEGLRSNARIENVNHHEITHINNKSHALWYYCKRTIHRILLYAIPYMGPLYTVYMAEYMINQGVSPTLLFPLKEMPFNHYRDAYVTYSTLYQLGVFISRSSGTIVRIDHLYLPSILQALNLFLCIYQSISPWLPNVYAVLALIFYEGLLGGTSYVNTYRSLTEHTEPTEREFAIGCVGMSDSAGVLTAALISMLLEPSLCHYQAKNGRPWCQMT, from the coding sequence ATGCATATTTCGAAGGTATTCTCCGCATTTTGGATCTTCGGACTAGTTAACAATTTACTATATGTGGTCATTCTTAGTGCCGCTATCGACTTGGTGGGGCCAACAACACCAAAAGCGGTGGTTTTGATGGCCGACATCTTACcatctttccttttcaaattatcGGCTCCATTTTACATACAATACGTTAGCTACACCTTCAGAATATGGATATTGCTTTTCTTAAATAGCTTTGGAATGCTCATTATATCATTTGGAACAGGTATATCTACCAGAATGCTGGGAATAATTCTTGCTTCGTTCGCCTCTGGTTTAGGCGAGATCACTTTTTTGCAGATGACACATTTCTATGAGGAATTATCTCTTCATGCGTGGTCTTCCGGAACAGGAGGGGCGGGACTTGTTGGTGCTTTTATGTTTATGCTAATGACTACAATTCTTGGCTTTTCTGCTAAGACTACACTTTTGGTACTGGCTGTAATTCCGATCAGCATAGTTCTGACATACTACTTCATTCTTCCTGATTATGGCAAGTTGGGCAAGCCAAAAGTAGAATCAGAGGAATTAGAGGGTCTAAGGTCCAATGCAAGAATTGAAAATGTAAATCATCATGAAATAACTCACATTAACAATAAGTCTCACGCTCTGTGGTATTACTGCAAAAGAACAATTCATCGTATACTGCTGTATGCAATTCCCTATATGGGACCCCTCTATACGGTATACATGGCTGAGTATATGATCAATCAAGGGGTTTCCCCAACgttactttttcctttaaagGAAATGCCATTTAACCACTATAGAGATGCATATGTCACATACAGCACTCTGTACCAGCTTGGTGTCTTTATTTCCCGTTCTTCCGGAACTATCGTTAGAATTGACCACCTATACCTTCCGTCAATTCTTCAGGCActtaatctttttctttgcatttACCAATCTATTTCACCTTGGCTCCCCAATGTTTATGCAGTACTGgctttaatattttatgaGGGTCTACTAGGTGGTACATCGTACGTTAATACATATAGATCGCTAACTGAGCATACAGAACCAACAGAAAGAGAGTTTGCGATTGGATGCGTTGGAATGAGTGATAGTGCAGGAGTTTTAACAGCAGCACTTATCTCAATGCTGCTTGAACCATCCCTCTGTCATTATCAAGCTAAAAATGGGAGACCATGGTGTCAAATGACTTGA
- a CDS encoding uncharacterized protein (BUSCO:EOG09260FKU): MSALPITSDTVNSIFGDGFHTENPNNGNLSSDYEIVVNWFAQQIDPERTQVDKLPIEVSKMLDDMGICDNMLFQKFRGMVRLKLNMIGMSVNTGVGGLSSQTVDFQNLLDLIINLIDILQQCYNIINLSRPQIQLMKRLGNSIFQSWIENPSIWGSIRQYYEQNIFSKDKTQTLEKISSLLAIIDLCDELTLLLLDTARNQITKLVMEYCSHKWDVSRLKDLLSSIKCDMYPIMSILVPDHSFSIDCLISMAKIQLVKLRTEEFFDIVVDYPDSKYALQEFRECLTTSKQRSNLVDAYILQSKSRLLHAGADTVDIIMCYISTVRSFLIVDHRGVLLDRASRPIRRYLKGRNDTIPTIVNAFLDTTSNNRLIELAIELRNTNKKPKMKGESARDLNWVPDPVDALPDFRKAVVEDIVESLISIFDSKNLFIDEFVKVFSKRLLSITDYDVRGVYSDLHLLKARFGSHEFGSLDVMLKDMLLSKKIDRALKTVVPQNVHASIISHLYWPDLPSSKFKMPKQIEEPLGKYKLAYEEHKKGRNVVLCPSLSLVTLSVEVAGKMHQFKVTADKAAVLYFFHDQPQGKEVKIAMICMKLQMPLLLVRESLQFWAKGGVLKAVDPNTYKVNE, encoded by the coding sequence ATGTCTGCTCTACCCATCACCTCGGATACTGTGAATAGTATTTTTGGAGATGGATTTCATACTGAAAACCCCAATAATGGAAATTTATCGTCAGATTACGAAATTGTGGTAAATTGGTTTGCTCAACAGATCGATCCGGAACGAACACAGGTCGATAAGCTTCCAATTGAAGTGAGTAAGATGCTGGATGATATGGGAATATGTGATAACATGCTATTTCAGAAATTTCGAGGAATGGTGCGACTCAAATTAAATATGATTGGAATGAGTGTAAATACAGGTGTTGGTGGTTTGTCTTCCCAAACTGTCGATTTTCAGAACCTCCTTGATCTAATAATCAATCTCATTGATATTCTACAACAATGTTATAACATCATTAATCTTAGCAGGCCCCAAATACAGTTGATGAAGCGATTGGGAAACTCGATTTTCCAAAGCTGGATAGAGAATCCTTCAATCTGGGGAAGTATCCGTCAATATTATGAACAAAACATCTTCTCTAAAGATAAAACACAAACACtagaaaaaatatcttcGCTACTAGCAATAATTGATCTTTGTGATGAGTTAACTCTTTTATTGTTGGACACTGCAAGAAATCAAATCACCAAATTGGTGATGGAATACTGCTCTCACAAGTGGGATGTTTCACGCTTAAAGGATCTTCTAAGCAGCATAAAATGTGATATGTATCCAATTATGTCTATACTTGTGCCAGATCATAGTTTTAGTATAGATTGTCTAATCTCAATGGCAAAAATACAACTTGTAAAGTTGAGAACAGAAGAGTTCTTCGATATTGTTGTGGATTATCCTGATTCAAAATACGCACTTCAAGAGTTTAGGGAATGCCTCACGACATCAAAACAAAGATCAAATCTTGTCGATGCATACATTCTTCAGAGCAAATCCCGACTTCTACATGCAGGTGCAGATACTGTCGACATTATTATGTGCTATATATCAACTGTTAGATCATTCCTTATTGTTGATCACCGCGGGGTGCTATTAGACAGAGCTTCAAGACCCATTAGACGTTATCTTAAGGGTCGCAATGATACAATTCCAACAATAGTCAATGCTTTTTTGGATACCACATCAAATAACAGATTAATCGAACTTGCAATTGAGTTGAGAAATACGAACAAAAAGCCCAAAATGAAGGGAGAGTCGGCAAGAGATCTTAACTGGGTCCCTGACCCGGTTGATGCATTGCCTGATTTCAGAAAGGCTGTTGTTGAAGACATTGTTGAATCTCTCATATCAATATTTGACTCCAAGAATTTGTTCATCGATGAATTTGTTAAAGTGTTTTCGAAGAGACTACTTTCTATTACGGATTATGATGTAAGGGGAGTATACAGCGATCTCCATTTATTGAAGGCTCGGTTTGGTAGTCATGAGTTTGGATCTTTGGATGTAATGCTAAAGGATATGCTTTTAAGCAAGAAGATTGACCGTGCTTTAAAAACGGTGGTGCCACAAAATGTTCATGCATCCATAATATCGCATCTCTACTGGCCTGATCTTCCCAGTAGTAAATTTAAAATGCCAAAGCAGATAGAAGAGCCTCTTGGCAAGTACAAGTTGGCTTATGAAGAGCATAAAAAGGGAAGAAACGTTGTTCTTTGCCCCTCTTTATCGTTGGTTACTTTAAGTGTGGAAGTGGCAGGTAAGATGCATCAATTCAAGGTCACTGCTGATAAGGCTGCAgtgctttattttttccatgATCAACCACAGGGGAAGGAGGTTAAAATTGCCATGATATGTATGAAACTCCAAAtgcctcttcttttggtgAGAGAAAGCCTTCAATTTTGGGCTAAAGGGGGTGTTTTAAAAGCAGTTGATCCGAACACATACAAAGTTAACGAATAA
- the HSP60 gene encoding chaperonin (BUSCO:EOG09261J0P) gives MFKFVRPQLRKMTLASMVRNYSHKELKFGVEGRASLLKGVETLAKAVSVTLGPKGRNVLIEQPFGAPKITKDGVTVAKSVILKNKFENLGAKLLQDVASKTNESAGDGTTSATVLGRSIFAESVKNVAAGCNPMDLRRGSQAAVEAVISYLEKNRKEVTTSAEIAQVATISANGDAHIGKLLASAMEKVGKEGVITVKEGKTLEDQLEVTEGMRFDRGYISPYFITDAKSGKVEFENPLLLLSEKKISSIQDILPSLELSNKLRRPLLIIAEDVDGEALAACILNKLRGQVQVACVKAPGFGDNRKNTLGDIAILTGATVFTEELDLKPENVTSEQLGSCGSLTVTKEDTVILNGAGSKDNISQRCDQIRGTINDASTTDYEKEKLHERLAKLSGGVAVIKVGGASEVEVGEKKDRCDDALCATRAAVEEGILPGGGTALVKASKVLDSVKTENFDQKLGVDIVRAAITKPAKTIVENAGGEGAVVVGKMLDEYGDKFNVGFDAAKGEYVDMIKSGIIDPFKVVKNGLVDASGVASLLATTECAIVEAPQPKPAAAAPNPGMGGGMGF, from the coding sequence ATGTTCAAGTTCGTTCGTCCACAGTTGAGGAAAATGACTCTGGCCTCGATGGTCAGAAACTATTCCCACAAGGAGTTGAAATTTGGTGTTGAGGGCCGTGCTTCTCTTCTCAAGGGTGTCGAGACGTTGGCCAAGGCTGTTAGTGTCACTTTAGGACCAAAGGGTCGTAATGTTTTGATCGAGCAACCTTTCGGTGCCCCAAAGATCACCAAGGATGGTGTCACAGTTGCCAAGTCTGTCATTCTAAAGAACAAGTTTGAGAATCTTGGAGCCAAGTTGCTCCAGGATGTCGCCTCCAAGACTAACGAGTCTGCTGGTGATGGTACTACATCTGCCACTGTCTTGGGAAGATCCATCTTTGCTGAATCTGTCAAGAATGTCGCTGCCGGATGCAACCCTATGGATTTGAGAAGGGGATCCCAGGCTGCTGTTGAAGCTGTCATCAGCTACTTGGAGAAAAACAGAAAGGAGGTTACGACTTCGGCAGAGATTGCTCAGGTCGCCACTATTTCTGCCAACGGTGATGCCCACATCGGAAAGTTGTTGGCGTCTGCCATGGAGAAGGTGGGAAAGGAAGGTGTTATTACTGTCAAAGAAGGCAAGACTTTGGAAGACCAACTGGAGGTCACTGAGGGTATGCGTTTTGACAGGGGATACATTTCTCCATACTTCATCACGGATGCCAAGTCGGGCAAGGTGGAGTTCGAGAACCcacttctccttctctctgagaagaagatttcATCGATCCAGGACATTCTCCCATCTCTCGAGCTTTCGAACAAGTTGAGAAGACCTTTGCTTATCATTGCCGAGGATGTTGATGGCGAGGCTCTTGCCGCATGCATTTTGAACAAGTTGAGGGGGCAGGTCCAGGTCGCATGCGTCAAGGCTCCAGGATTCGGTGACAACAGAAAGAACACCCTTGGCGATATTGCCATCTTGACCGGTGCCACCGTTTTCACCGAGGAGCTTGACCTCAAGCCAGAGAATGTCACATCTGAGCAGCTTGGCTCGTGTGGCTCTTTGACCGTCACCAAGGAGGACACCGTTATTCTTAACGGTGCCGGATCCAAGGACAACATCTCACAGAGATGTGACCAGATCAGAGGCACCATCAACGATGCTTCGACCACTGACTAcgagaaggagaagttgCACGAGAGATTGGCCAAGCTTTCCGGCGGAGTTGCCGTCATAAAGGTTGGAGGTGCATCCGAAGTTGAGGTTGGCGAGAAGAAGGACAGATGCGATGATGCACTCTGTGCTACTAGAGCTGCCGTTGAGGAAGGTATCCTTCCAGGTGGAGGTACTGCTTTGGTCAAGGCATCCAAGGTTTTGGACAGTGTCAAGACTGAAAACTTCGACCAGAAGCTCGGTGTTGATATTGTGAGGGCCGCTATCACCAAGCCTGCCAAGACAATCGTCGAGAATGCCGGTGGTGAAGGTGCAGTTGTTGTTGGCAAGATGCTTGACGAGTACGGGGACAAGTTCAACGTTGGTTTCGATGCTGCCAAGGGTGAATATGTCGATATGATCAAGTCCGGTATCATCGATCCATTCAAGGTGGTCAAGAACGGTCTTGTGGATGCCTCTGGTGTTGCTTCCCTATTGGCCACAACCGAGTGTGCCATAGTTGAGGCACCTCAGCCAAAGCCAGCTGCTGCTGCTCCTAACCCAGGAATGGGGGGTGGAATGGGTTTTTAA